The following are from one region of the Arachis duranensis cultivar V14167 chromosome 10, aradu.V14167.gnm2.J7QH, whole genome shotgun sequence genome:
- the LOC107469699 gene encoding uncharacterized protein LOC107469699 isoform X3, with protein MLEAQPVLFRRSPSRRRMLRPGVGTDDRGGTSLHVKGDFKLVSFFSFINPSFMLLLLLLQNPSFKRQALLGNLNYNNAASYKSNGGIGSSSSSSDSLSFSDSDSASSSRSHSEAWPMCGALQKKMICFKASFECAASIHGLGQLLEEALPNVPPAMLMPLIAEVRFCQILR; from the exons ATGCTGGAGGCGCAGCCAGTGTTGTTCAGGAGAAGCCCGTCGAGGAGGCGCATGCTGAGGCCTGGCGTTGGTACCGACGATAGAGGTGGGACTTCTCTTCATGTTAAAGGTGATTTCAAACTGGTGAGTTTCTTCAGTTTCATCAATCCCTCttttatgttgttgttgttgttgttgcagaATCCTTCTTTTAAGCGGCAGGCACTACTTGGCAACTTGAACTACAACAATGCCGCATCCTATAAATCTAATGGGG GAATTGGCTCCAGCAGTTCAAGTAGTGATTCCTTGTCGTTCAGTG ATTCAGATTCAGCGAGTTCCTCAAGGAGTCATTCTGAAGCATGGCCAATGTGCGGTGCACTGCAGAAGAAAATGATTTGCTTCAAGGCTTCTTTTGAGTGTGCGGCTTCAATTCATGGACTAG GACAACTGCTAGAAGAG GCCTTACCAAATGTTCCACCAGCAATGCTGATGCCGTTAATTGCGGAAGTGAGATTTTGTCAAATCTTACGGTAG
- the LOC107469699 gene encoding uncharacterized protein LOC107469699 isoform X1, protein MLEAQPVLFRRSPSRRRMLRPGVGTDDRGGTSLHVKGDFKLVSFFSFINPSFMLLLLLLQNPSFKRQALLGNLNYNNAASYKSNGGIGSSSSSSDSLSFSDSDSASSSRSHSEAWPMCGALQKKMICFKASFECAASIHGLDSVAVNMVCCFILDEFFVAGQLLEEALPNVPPAMLMPLIAEVRFCQILR, encoded by the exons ATGCTGGAGGCGCAGCCAGTGTTGTTCAGGAGAAGCCCGTCGAGGAGGCGCATGCTGAGGCCTGGCGTTGGTACCGACGATAGAGGTGGGACTTCTCTTCATGTTAAAGGTGATTTCAAACTGGTGAGTTTCTTCAGTTTCATCAATCCCTCttttatgttgttgttgttgttgttgcagaATCCTTCTTTTAAGCGGCAGGCACTACTTGGCAACTTGAACTACAACAATGCCGCATCCTATAAATCTAATGGGG GAATTGGCTCCAGCAGTTCAAGTAGTGATTCCTTGTCGTTCAGTG ATTCAGATTCAGCGAGTTCCTCAAGGAGTCATTCTGAAGCATGGCCAATGTGCGGTGCACTGCAGAAGAAAATGATTTGCTTCAAGGCTTCTTTTGAGTGTGCGGCTTCAATTCATGGACTAG ATAGTGTTGCTGTGAACATGGTTTGCTGTTTCATATTGGATGAATTTTTTGTGGCAGGACAACTGCTAGAAGAG GCCTTACCAAATGTTCCACCAGCAATGCTGATGCCGTTAATTGCGGAAGTGAGATTTTGTCAAATCTTACGGTAG
- the LOC107469699 gene encoding uncharacterized protein LOC107469699 isoform X5: MLKNPSFKRQALLGNLNYNNAASYKSNGGIGSSSSSSDSLSFSDSDSASSSRSHSEAWPMCGALQKKMICFKASFECAASIHGLDSVAVNMVCCFILDEFFVAGQLLEEALPNVPPAMLMPLIAEVRFCQILR, encoded by the exons ATGTTAAAG aATCCTTCTTTTAAGCGGCAGGCACTACTTGGCAACTTGAACTACAACAATGCCGCATCCTATAAATCTAATGGGG GAATTGGCTCCAGCAGTTCAAGTAGTGATTCCTTGTCGTTCAGTG ATTCAGATTCAGCGAGTTCCTCAAGGAGTCATTCTGAAGCATGGCCAATGTGCGGTGCACTGCAGAAGAAAATGATTTGCTTCAAGGCTTCTTTTGAGTGTGCGGCTTCAATTCATGGACTAG ATAGTGTTGCTGTGAACATGGTTTGCTGTTTCATATTGGATGAATTTTTTGTGGCAGGACAACTGCTAGAAGAG GCCTTACCAAATGTTCCACCAGCAATGCTGATGCCGTTAATTGCGGAAGTGAGATTTTGTCAAATCTTACGGTAG
- the LOC107469699 gene encoding uncharacterized protein LOC107469699 isoform X4 has product MLEAQPVLFRRSPSRRRMLRPGVGTDDRGGTSLHVKGDFKLVSFFSFINPSFMLLLLLLQNPSFKRQALLGNLNYNNAASYKSNGGIGSSSSSSDSLSFSDSDSASSSRSHSEAWPMCGALQKKMICFKASFECAASIHGLGQLLEEVCGVHY; this is encoded by the exons ATGCTGGAGGCGCAGCCAGTGTTGTTCAGGAGAAGCCCGTCGAGGAGGCGCATGCTGAGGCCTGGCGTTGGTACCGACGATAGAGGTGGGACTTCTCTTCATGTTAAAGGTGATTTCAAACTGGTGAGTTTCTTCAGTTTCATCAATCCCTCttttatgttgttgttgttgttgttgcagaATCCTTCTTTTAAGCGGCAGGCACTACTTGGCAACTTGAACTACAACAATGCCGCATCCTATAAATCTAATGGGG GAATTGGCTCCAGCAGTTCAAGTAGTGATTCCTTGTCGTTCAGTG ATTCAGATTCAGCGAGTTCCTCAAGGAGTCATTCTGAAGCATGGCCAATGTGCGGTGCACTGCAGAAGAAAATGATTTGCTTCAAGGCTTCTTTTGAGTGTGCGGCTTCAATTCATGGACTAG GACAACTGCTAGAAGAGGTTTGTGGTGTGCATTATTAA
- the LOC107469699 gene encoding uncharacterized protein LOC107469699 isoform X2, translating into MLEAQPVLFRRSPSRRRMLRPGVGTDDRGGTSLHVKGDFKLVSFFSFINPSFMLLLLLLQNPSFKRQALLGNLNYNNAASYKSNGGIGSSSSSSDSLSFSDSDSASSSRSHSEAWPMCGALQKKMICFKASFECAASIHGLDSVAVNMVCCFILDEFFVAGQLLEEVCGVHY; encoded by the exons ATGCTGGAGGCGCAGCCAGTGTTGTTCAGGAGAAGCCCGTCGAGGAGGCGCATGCTGAGGCCTGGCGTTGGTACCGACGATAGAGGTGGGACTTCTCTTCATGTTAAAGGTGATTTCAAACTGGTGAGTTTCTTCAGTTTCATCAATCCCTCttttatgttgttgttgttgttgttgcagaATCCTTCTTTTAAGCGGCAGGCACTACTTGGCAACTTGAACTACAACAATGCCGCATCCTATAAATCTAATGGGG GAATTGGCTCCAGCAGTTCAAGTAGTGATTCCTTGTCGTTCAGTG ATTCAGATTCAGCGAGTTCCTCAAGGAGTCATTCTGAAGCATGGCCAATGTGCGGTGCACTGCAGAAGAAAATGATTTGCTTCAAGGCTTCTTTTGAGTGTGCGGCTTCAATTCATGGACTAG ATAGTGTTGCTGTGAACATGGTTTGCTGTTTCATATTGGATGAATTTTTTGTGGCAGGACAACTGCTAGAAGAGGTTTGTGGTGTGCATTATTAA